From a region of the Natranaerovirga pectinivora genome:
- a CDS encoding zinc dependent phospholipase C family protein produces MIIKTHMLIGKNAYQNIQEEYNIQLNKKYFMYGNIKPDITYTLSNKSHRLQDSLDFVLKEIDKLIMNDEKNIETFSMNLGVINHFLSDFFCAPHYYKGSYFKNIVKHLRYEFKLNEKFKEMTKKNELSIKALDITGNLYPNIVTTIHSLETEYQKASVNIENDIKFAITLCTQINRQILNQIIIKNQKVAA; encoded by the coding sequence ATGATAATAAAAACACATATGCTTATTGGCAAAAATGCATATCAAAATATACAAGAGGAATACAATATTCAACTTAATAAAAAGTATTTTATGTACGGCAATATTAAGCCTGACATTACATACACACTTTCAAATAAATCTCACAGACTTCAAGATTCATTGGATTTTGTACTAAAGGAAATAGATAAGTTAATAATGAACGATGAAAAGAACATAGAAACATTTTCCATGAATTTAGGTGTTATTAATCATTTTTTATCAGATTTCTTTTGTGCGCCACATTATTATAAAGGAAGTTATTTTAAAAATATAGTAAAGCATTTAAGATATGAATTTAAGTTAAATGAGAAATTTAAAGAAATGACAAAAAAAAATGAACTAAGTATAAAAGCATTAGATATAACGGGTAATCTATATCCAAACATAGTCACTACAATACACTCTCTTGAAACAGAATATCAAAAAGCAAGTGTAAATATAGAAAATGACATTAAATTTGCCATTACTTTATGCACACAAATTAATAGACAAATTCTCAATCAAATCATAATCAAAAATCAAAAAGTAGCTGCTTAA
- the hfq gene encoding RNA chaperone Hfq encodes MSKAINLQDLFLNQVRKEKVALIVYLTNGFQLKGTVKGFDNFIVILEVEGKTQMIYKHAISTIIPTVEVNFNAATMDANN; translated from the coding sequence ATGAGTAAAGCTATTAATTTACAAGATTTATTTTTAAATCAAGTAAGAAAAGAGAAAGTAGCATTAATTGTTTATTTAACAAATGGTTTTCAGCTAAAAGGTACAGTTAAAGGATTTGATAACTTTATTGTGATTTTAGAGGTGGAAGGTAAAACTCAAATGATATATAAACATGCTATTTCGACAATTATTCCAACTGTAGAGGTTAATTTTAATGCCGCAACTATGGATGCCAATAATTAA
- the miaA gene encoding tRNA (adenosine(37)-N6)-dimethylallyltransferase MiaA, whose amino-acid sequence MKKPLIILAGPTAVGKTALSIELAKRINGEIISADSMQVYRGMDIGTAKIKEDEMDGINHYLIDEFDPDDEFNVHIFQQRAKKYIEEIHNKGKIPIIVGGTGFYIQAVLYDIDFTEGEDKSSHYREELTKILEKEGNLYLHNMLADVDIESAKAIHHNNEKKVIRALEYYMTYKEPISKHNEEQRQKKSPYEYSYFVLTMDREKLYERINYRVDLMFNEGLIEEVKDLKDKGFTKELVSMQGLGYKEVLDYIEGKITLEETKYIIKRDTRHFAKRQLTWFKREKNVKWVDITKFNFDFPSIFEEIIKNIEENEIL is encoded by the coding sequence TTGAAAAAACCATTAATTATATTAGCAGGTCCAACGGCAGTTGGAAAAACAGCATTATCAATAGAATTAGCAAAGAGAATAAATGGAGAAATTATTTCTGCAGATTCTATGCAAGTATATAGAGGTATGGATATAGGTACAGCAAAGATCAAAGAAGATGAAATGGATGGTATTAACCATTATCTTATTGATGAATTTGATCCAGATGATGAATTTAATGTTCATATATTTCAACAACGTGCTAAAAAATACATTGAAGAGATACACAATAAAGGAAAAATACCTATTATTGTTGGAGGAACAGGGTTCTATATACAAGCAGTACTATATGATATAGATTTTACAGAAGGTGAAGATAAGAGTAGCCATTATAGAGAAGAGTTAACTAAAATTTTAGAAAAAGAAGGCAACTTATATCTACACAATATGTTAGCCGATGTAGATATTGAATCTGCAAAAGCCATACACCATAATAATGAAAAAAAAGTTATTAGGGCATTAGAATACTATATGACCTATAAAGAACCTATCTCTAAGCATAACGAAGAACAACGACAAAAAAAATCACCTTATGAATATAGTTATTTTGTCCTAACAATGGATAGAGAAAAATTATATGAAAGAATTAACTATAGAGTTGATTTGATGTTTAATGAGGGACTTATTGAAGAAGTAAAAGATTTGAAAGACAAAGGATTTACAAAAGAATTAGTGTCTATGCAAGGTCTTGGGTATAAAGAAGTATTAGACTATATAGAAGGCAAGATTACCCTTGAAGAAACCAAGTATATTATTAAAAGAGATACAAGACATTTTGCAAAACGACAGCTTACATGGTTTAAAAGAGAGAAAAATGTCAAATGGGTAGATATTACTAAGTTTAATTTTGATTTTCCTTCGATATTTGAAGAAATAATAAAAAATATTGAAGAAAATGAAATTTTATAA
- a CDS encoding methionine gamma-lyase family protein, with protein sequence MSNLNLSGLYENLNIDEKVFKFSKGIENKLKERFLEIDEIAEYNQLKILRAMQKNKLSDAHFTSTSGYGYNDYGRETLEKVYASVFNAEAALVRPQIISGTHALTVALFGNLLPGDELLSPVGKPYDTLESVIGIRPAIGSLKEYGIRYKQVDLLEDGTFDYEGIKKQITDHTKLITIQRSKGYAWRKTLSVTEIGELISYIKSIKSDVICMVDNCYGEFVETIEPSDVGADLVVGSLIKNPGGGLAPIGGYIVGKEAYVERAAYRLTAPGLGSEVGPTLGLNQVFFQGLFLSPQVVAGALKGAILAANVFEALGYKALPNGQETRHDIVQAIQLGSPESVISFCKGIQGAAPVDSYVSPEPWDMPGYDSQVIMAAGAFVQGSSIELSADAPIKEPYIVYFQGGLTYTHAKFGVIKALQTMVEHKIINL encoded by the coding sequence ATGAGTAATTTAAACTTAAGTGGATTATATGAAAATTTAAATATAGATGAAAAAGTTTTTAAATTCAGCAAAGGTATAGAAAACAAACTAAAAGAACGTTTTTTAGAAATAGATGAAATTGCAGAATACAATCAATTGAAAATACTTCGTGCAATGCAAAAAAACAAATTAAGTGACGCCCATTTTACATCTACTTCAGGATACGGGTACAATGATTATGGGAGGGAAACATTAGAAAAAGTATATGCGTCGGTATTTAATGCTGAAGCTGCATTAGTAAGACCTCAAATAATATCAGGTACACATGCACTTACTGTTGCATTGTTTGGAAATTTACTACCAGGAGATGAATTGTTATCCCCTGTTGGCAAACCATATGACACATTAGAATCTGTTATTGGTATTAGACCTGCTATAGGTTCTTTGAAAGAATACGGCATAAGATATAAACAAGTTGATTTATTAGAGGATGGAACCTTTGATTATGAAGGAATTAAAAAACAAATTACGGACCATACAAAACTAATAACCATACAAAGAAGCAAAGGATACGCTTGGAGAAAAACCCTTTCAGTTACAGAAATTGGTGAATTAATAAGTTATATCAAAAGTATTAAAAGTGATGTTATTTGTATGGTTGACAATTGTTATGGTGAATTTGTAGAAACAATAGAACCATCTGATGTTGGAGCAGATTTAGTAGTTGGGTCATTAATAAAAAATCCAGGAGGAGGATTAGCACCAATTGGAGGATACATAGTTGGTAAAGAAGCTTATGTAGAAAGAGCTGCATACCGTTTAACAGCACCAGGTCTAGGAAGCGAAGTGGGACCAACATTAGGTTTAAATCAAGTGTTTTTTCAAGGTCTGTTTTTATCCCCTCAAGTGGTTGCAGGTGCATTAAAAGGGGCTATACTAGCTGCTAATGTTTTTGAAGCATTAGGTTATAAAGCCCTACCAAATGGACAAGAAACAAGACATGATATTGTACAAGCCATACAATTAGGATCACCAGAAAGCGTTATTTCTTTTTGTAAGGGTATACAAGGGGCTGCACCAGTGGACAGTTATGTGTCTCCGGAACCGTGGGATATGCCAGGTTATGACAGTCAAGTTATAATGGCTGCAGGCGCTTTTGTTCAAGGATCTTCCATTGAATTAAGTGCGGATGCGCCTATTAAAGAGCCGTATATTGTTTATTTTCAAGGGGGATTAACATATACACACGCAAAATTTGGTGTCATAAAAGCCCTTCAAACAATGGTAGAACACAAGATTATAAATTTATAA